The sequence below is a genomic window from Clostridia bacterium.
TACCATATAATCAAGAAGAAATGCTGATGGAGCAGCAGAGCATACTGGAAGAGCAGCTTGAGGCTATTAAAAAAGAAATTCAAAACCTCAAGGGTGATAAAAATCAAGAGGAAGAATAACAAAAACTAAAAGTGGCGGGTGTTTATAGTCCGCCACTTTTTTATTGACAAAAAAAGATAAGGTGGTAAAATTTAATAAGGGCTGATTGTGAGGTATAATTGATAATGATAATCAATAACAGCGTACAATCATATTTTTAAAAGCATAAATTGAGGGGGTCGGCCGATGGAGGCAAATAGAGTAATTCCTCTTTCACACTTAAGAAATGGTGAGAGTGGTAAAGTAATAGATATAGCAGCCGGGCCTGGCATGCGTTCTAAATTAGAAGCTTTAGGCATAAGAAAAGGGGTTATAGTTACAAAAAAAAGCACAATTTTAAATGGAGGGCCGGTAATAGTAAATGTAGGAAACTGTGAACTTGCTATGGGATACGGGATGGCCAACAAGGTAAAAGTTGAGGTGGCTTATAAATGAGAATACTCCTTATAGGCAACCCCAATGTTGGTAAGAGTGTGATATTTTCTCAACTTACAGGTGTCAGCGTAACCACATCTAATTATCCCGGTACTACTGTGGAGTTTTCCAAGGGATATATGACATATAATGGTGAGAAGCATGAGATTATAGATGTGCCGGGCACATACGATTTAGATCCTACCTGTCAAGCGGAAAAGGTTGCTGTAGATATGTTGGATAGTGGAGATGTGTTTATTAATGTAGTTGATTCTACAAACCTTGAAAGGAATTTGAACTTAACCCTTCAATTGATGGAATTCGGTAAACCCATGGTGATAGCATTGAATTTATGGGATGAAGCTAGGCACAAGGGTATAGAAATAGATCAGGAAAAATTGAGTCATATATTAGGCGTTCCTGTGGTGCCTACAAGTGCAGTGAGCGGAGAGGGAATGCAGGAATTGAGGGAAAAGTGTTTAAATGCTCAACCGGTAAAGTGGGACAAACTGAAGCAGGAAAAGCGATGGGAGATGATGGGGAATATAGTATCTCAAGTACAAAATCTTTCCCATAGACATCATACATTCCTTGAAAGGTTGGAGGATATAAGTATTCATCCTATATTCGGTCTGCCTGTGGCTTTTGGGATATTATATTTAGTATTCAAGTTCATCACAATTTTCGGTGATTTATTGGAGGGACTGATGCTCAAGTTTTTCCAATCGGTTTACTCCCCTTTTATATTCTGGTTTAGCCGACAGCTGGGAGGAAAAGGGTTTCTTCACTATATATTTATAGGAGATATTTCAGGTGGTATAATACAATATGAAGAGGCTATGGGCGTGCTCACTACAGGTGTATATGTAGCCTTTGGAATAGTGCTGCCTTATATATTTCTTTTTTACCTGATAATCGGATTTTTAGAAGACTTGGGTTATCTCCCCAGGATGGCGATACTGTTTGACAAGATAATGCATAAAATAGGATTGCATGGTTACTCCATCCTTCCTATGTTGTTGTCCTTCGGATGTAACGTACCGGGAGTGCTTGCAGTGAGAAATCTGGAGACTAGAAGGGAGAGATTTATCACTGCTGTTGTAACCTGTATCACCATACCCTGTATGGCACAGACTACATTGATTTTTAGAATGATGGGCAAAAGAGGCGGTATTTATATATTGCTTGTATTTGTTACATTAGTGACCGTATGGAGTTTGTTGGGAATGTCTTTGAACAGGTTGGTTAAAGGTGCAACACCTACGCTTTTGATAGAAGTGCCTCCTTACCGTCTTCCTGATTTCAATGTCCAGATGAAAAAATTGTGGATGAGGCTTACAGGATTTTTTAAAGAGGCTATACCATATGTTTTAGGCGGTGTTTTTATCGTCAATTTGATGTATTTTAGTGGTATAATAGATTTATTATCAAAATGGGCTGCCCCTCTTGTGAGAGGAATATTTGGTTTGCCTGAAGAAACAGTATCGGCACTGATAATAGGACTGTTGAGAAAGGATGTAGCCGTTGCCCTGCTTGAACCTATCGGATTGACTAATACTCAGTCGGTGGTAGCTGTAGTAGTGCTTATATTATATTTCCCTTGTATAGCTACTTTTACAGTTTTATTGAAGGAGCTAGGGGGAAAAGATATGCTCAAGGCCATTGGAATTATGTTTTTGGTAACTTTGATAGCAGGAGGCTTTTTAAATCTGATGCTAGGTACTATATTTAGCCCTGTGGGTCTTATAGTAGCGGAAATAATATTGATCATCCTTTTTGGTACCATACTGGGAGAAAGAGGGGATATGGAAATCAGTTAGATTATTTCCGGTAAGGGTATGTATAAATATAGATATTGATTGTTTTGTGTTAAAACATATAAAAAGGAGAGGTTAGATATGGATTGTAAGAATGCTATAAATTGTCCTATATATAATATGTTCAAAACTGATCTTTTAAAAAATATCTATATAAGGAAGTACTGTACTAGTAATTTTGAGGATTGCGAGAGATATAAACTAAAACGCAGTAATCTGAAAGTGCCACAGGATCTGCTACCTGATGGCAAAAGACTAAGCGATATACACAAAAATTGATGTAAATGGGGTTTATAGACATATGATTCATGTATTTTCTTTAAATGGATATAATATTGTGCTCGATGTGAATAGTAGCACTATACATTTGGTTGATGATATCATGTATGATATTTTGAATGAGTTTGATGATATGCCTTCTATGGATTCGATTGCACGGGAGTTTGAGGATAGATATGATATTTCTCAGTTAAGAGAATGTTATGATGACATCAATCAGCTTTATCAACAGGGAACGCTGTATTCTTCAGATTTTGATCAGTCCCTATTGAAAAAAACAAATCATAAAAACAACTATGTCAAAGCACTATGTATGCATGTTGCCCATGACTGTAACTTGAGATGTGAGTACTGTTTTGCATCTAAAGGGGATTATAAGACTGATAGAGGATTGATGCCTAAACAAGTTGCATTT
It includes:
- a CDS encoding FeoA family protein is translated as MEANRVIPLSHLRNGESGKVIDIAAGPGMRSKLEALGIRKGVIVTKKSTILNGGPVIVNVGNCELAMGYGMANKVKVEVAYK
- a CDS encoding ferrous iron transporter B, which produces MRILLIGNPNVGKSVIFSQLTGVSVTTSNYPGTTVEFSKGYMTYNGEKHEIIDVPGTYDLDPTCQAEKVAVDMLDSGDVFINVVDSTNLERNLNLTLQLMEFGKPMVIALNLWDEARHKGIEIDQEKLSHILGVPVVPTSAVSGEGMQELREKCLNAQPVKWDKLKQEKRWEMMGNIVSQVQNLSHRHHTFLERLEDISIHPIFGLPVAFGILYLVFKFITIFGDLLEGLMLKFFQSVYSPFIFWFSRQLGGKGFLHYIFIGDISGGIIQYEEAMGVLTTGVYVAFGIVLPYIFLFYLIIGFLEDLGYLPRMAILFDKIMHKIGLHGYSILPMLLSFGCNVPGVLAVRNLETRRERFITAVVTCITIPCMAQTTLIFRMMGKRGGIYILLVFVTLVTVWSLLGMSLNRLVKGATPTLLIEVPPYRLPDFNVQMKKLWMRLTGFFKEAIPYVLGGVFIVNLMYFSGIIDLLSKWAAPLVRGIFGLPEETVSALIIGLLRKDVAVALLEPIGLTNTQSVVAVVVLILYFPCIATFTVLLKELGGKDMLKAIGIMFLVTLIAGGFLNLMLGTIFSPVGLIVAEIILIILFGTILGERGDMEIS